The Mycolicibacterium mageritense genome contains a region encoding:
- a CDS encoding alpha/beta fold hydrolase: MADKKYASLAVPGAQLHYEVRGAGPVLLMLTGGHGDAHTMDALANHLADQYTVVTYDRRGLSRSKIDVPPTTLRVETHSEDASRLLTALTTEPAFVFGNSIGALIGLDLTASHPAQVHTLVAHEPPHPPLLAPLDRTHAEATLQEMEITNRTTGPIAALGLLVADIGATYDDLEPGVEPPQRTGPAAANLNFFLTHDLPAVTHYKLNSAKLQAASTGIIPAGGRGSRGTWPNRCAVALANRLRTNMVELPSDHVGYMTHPRAYASALARIFSGLTASPH, translated from the coding sequence ATGGCCGACAAGAAGTACGCCAGCCTGGCCGTGCCCGGTGCCCAGTTGCACTACGAAGTTCGCGGCGCTGGCCCCGTGCTGCTGATGCTCACCGGCGGACATGGCGACGCCCACACCATGGACGCGCTGGCCAACCACCTTGCCGACCAGTACACAGTTGTCACCTACGACCGACGGGGACTGTCACGGAGCAAGATTGACGTTCCACCGACGACACTTCGCGTGGAGACACACAGTGAGGACGCCAGCCGCCTTCTCACCGCACTGACGACCGAACCTGCATTCGTGTTCGGCAACAGCATCGGAGCGCTGATCGGGCTCGACCTGACCGCCTCCCACCCCGCCCAGGTTCATACCCTGGTCGCCCACGAACCGCCGCACCCGCCACTGCTGGCACCCCTCGACAGAACCCACGCCGAAGCGACGCTACAAGAGATGGAGATAACCAATCGCACCACGGGGCCGATTGCCGCCCTCGGGCTCCTCGTGGCAGATATCGGCGCGACCTACGACGACTTGGAACCAGGGGTCGAACCACCACAGCGGACCGGACCGGCTGCTGCCAACCTGAACTTCTTCCTCACACACGATCTCCCCGCAGTGACTCACTACAAGCTGAACTCAGCGAAGCTACAAGCAGCATCCACCGGAATCATCCCAGCCGGTGGCCGCGGCTCACGAGGAACCTGGCCCAACCGGTGCGCGGTCGCATTGGCCAATCGCCTTCGCACAAACATGGTGGAGTTGCCCAGTGACCACGTCGGCTATATGACTCACCCGAGGGCCTACGCCAGCGCGCTTGCACGCATCTTTAGCGGACTGACCGCCTCGCCACACTGA
- a CDS encoding YybH family protein, whose amino-acid sequence MTTREKALRPEDLTRLFVERANAGDAEGIALLYEKDAVIAYPPGRQTVGRAAIQALWQKVLGNRPHFEPEEPLPTLISGDLALTSTPPKDQVGARAQVVRRQPDGSWLRVLDQPEFTTGR is encoded by the coding sequence GTGACCACCCGCGAGAAGGCACTGCGCCCCGAGGATCTGACCCGCCTGTTCGTCGAGCGCGCCAATGCTGGCGACGCCGAAGGAATCGCGCTGCTCTACGAGAAAGACGCGGTGATCGCCTACCCACCGGGTCGCCAGACCGTCGGCAGAGCGGCGATTCAAGCCCTATGGCAGAAGGTACTTGGCAACCGGCCACACTTCGAACCGGAAGAGCCTCTGCCGACGCTGATCTCCGGTGACCTCGCACTGACCTCGACCCCACCCAAGGATCAAGTCGGCGCCCGCGCCCAGGTGGTTCGCCGCCAGCCCGACGGCAGCTGGCTACGGGTACTCGATCAACCCGAGTTCACAACAGGCCGTTGA
- a CDS encoding LysR family transcriptional regulator codes for MELRQLEYFVAVAEEANFTRAAQRVHISQSGISAQIRQLEHELGHPLFDRSTRTAKLTAAGAAALTPARAALAAAASVQEAVDDVVGLLRGRLRIGMVVGCTITPLFIAIEKFHSDHPGVEISVQEGNSEQMIDAVGSGDLDMALVGAAGEPPDWLGAMTIASENLVALVPLGHRLAKRRRIAIDQLDGEPIVSMPAGTGIRATLDIGCAAAGFIPHITVEATAADTVADLVERGLGIGVLSASMTAAHRDHLSAVPLTGIALPALLAVVWSPSPSPALRVFIPQVREAFERGAASSSP; via the coding sequence ATGGAATTGCGTCAGTTGGAGTACTTCGTAGCGGTGGCCGAGGAGGCCAACTTCACCCGGGCGGCGCAGCGCGTCCACATCAGCCAATCGGGCATCAGCGCGCAGATCCGACAGCTCGAACACGAACTCGGTCATCCACTGTTCGACCGATCGACGCGGACCGCGAAGTTGACGGCGGCCGGAGCGGCAGCACTCACACCTGCCCGTGCCGCGCTAGCGGCAGCGGCAAGCGTGCAGGAGGCGGTGGACGACGTCGTGGGTCTATTGCGCGGGCGACTCCGCATCGGCATGGTGGTCGGCTGCACCATCACACCGTTGTTCATCGCCATCGAGAAGTTCCACAGCGATCATCCAGGCGTGGAAATATCTGTCCAAGAGGGCAATTCGGAGCAAATGATCGACGCAGTCGGTTCAGGTGATCTTGACATGGCCCTAGTTGGTGCGGCCGGCGAGCCGCCCGACTGGCTCGGCGCAATGACTATTGCCAGCGAGAACTTGGTTGCCCTGGTGCCGTTGGGGCATCGGCTGGCCAAGAGGCGGCGGATCGCGATCGATCAGCTAGACGGCGAGCCGATCGTGTCAATGCCGGCCGGCACCGGGATCCGTGCCACCTTGGACATTGGTTGCGCCGCTGCGGGATTCATCCCTCATATCACGGTCGAGGCGACTGCGGCAGATACCGTGGCGGACCTCGTCGAACGCGGGCTCGGGATCGGAGTGCTCAGCGCGTCGATGACCGCTGCCCACCGAGACCACTTGTCCGCCGTACCACTGACCGGGATAGCGTTGCCAGCGTTGTTGGCTGTGGTGTGGTCGCCGTCGCCGAGCCCCGCGCTGCGGGTGTTCATACCCCAAGTGCGCGAGGCATTCGAGCGTGGTGCAGCTTCATCGTCGCCATGA
- a CDS encoding cellulose-binding domain-containing protein — protein sequence MAGLEAGVKRWNATLRVTVVALAIAMSCLGIAPVAQAAAAAARLSVSSTWQTGFIAHFTIVNASTVPMTDWRLEFDLPAGESISHTWSSNFAQYGTHYVLTPANWNRIIAPGGTATGGLRGVLSGTYSPPSNCVLNGLYRCT from the coding sequence GTGGCCGGACTGGAAGCAGGTGTGAAGCGCTGGAACGCTACGCTTCGGGTAACAGTGGTGGCCTTGGCGATTGCCATGTCCTGCCTCGGGATCGCCCCGGTAGCTCAGGCGGCTGCGGCCGCGGCGAGGTTGTCGGTGTCATCGACGTGGCAAACGGGGTTCATCGCCCACTTCACCATCGTCAACGCAAGCACGGTGCCGATGACGGATTGGCGGCTCGAATTCGACTTGCCTGCGGGTGAATCCATTTCGCACACGTGGAGCAGCAACTTTGCGCAGTACGGCACGCACTATGTGCTCACTCCGGCGAATTGGAATCGCATCATCGCGCCGGGGGGTACCGCCACAGGCGGTTTGAGGGGCGTGCTGAGCGGCACCTACTCGCCACCGTCGAATTGCGTGCTCAACGGGCTGTATCGCTGCACCTGA